In Cyclobacteriaceae bacterium, the DNA window GCGTTCTTCTCCTGACGGTCGAAGTCCACATTGTATTGGTAGTTGACAAACGCGGTGATGCTACAGCCCAGGGCAATACTCATTCCTATGAGATTGATTAAGAATGGCGATTTATTACGTGCGAACGTGCGCAAGGCAATGCGAAAGTAGTTATTGAACATAGGGGCAGGATTATAATTGGAGCGTCCTTTAATGGCGAAAGGCCGGAGCATGTCCAGCACGTCTTTGATGTAATGAATATTGGCTTTGAAGCGACTCATTTTTGTAAGCCGGTGTGCATACAGTTCATGAATGTCTCCCTGCAGGATTTCAAGTTGATCTTCAGAGCAAAAGGATTCAAGAAACCGATCGGCCCAGCGCGGAGGAGTTGTTTTTTTTTCAGCGTTCTTCACTTGGTGTTGAGCTTAAGTCTTGGGATGAGGCGAAACAGTTCATTGCGAAGACTATGAGAGCGAGTGAGAGCCTGGCGTCCATAAGCTGTTATGGTGTAAAAGCGTTTACGTCTTCCTCCCCTTTCCTGGGTTGCACCTGATTCGTTGGATTTGATGAAGCCTTTTTCTTCGAGGCGGTTGAGGGCGGAATGCAGTGCGCCGATGCTGGGTATTCTTCCGGCGCGGGTTTCTATTTCCATTTTAATGGATACGCCATAGGCGTCGTCTTTCAAAGCCCCAATGGTGAGCAGTACAAGCTCTTCAAACTCGCCGAGATACGTTCCTTTCATAATTTCATTCCTAAATGTAGAGTATACGCGAATGTCGGGGATTTGTTTCCTAAATGCAAAGTAAGGGTGGAATATCAACAAATCATTAATAATGGAACTTTAAAGGATGGAATGTATCGCCCCTACAAAGATTTCATCCCTAGCGGGATGCAAAAACGGTAACCTGATTCTCCTTCATAAAGATTTGAACTGGTCCCAGCGGGACCTAATCTTTGTAGAAATCTGACATAATATTTGTTCAGCGTGCCGTAGGTACGCAACATCATTTACATTTAGAGTTTTAAAAAACCGAATACTTTTACTCGACTGGGCGACGGACTAGTTTTGACATAAACTGTTTACAAAGATTCCATCCCTAAAGGGATGCAAAAACCGTAACCTGATTCTCCTTTATAAAGATTCGAACTGGTCCCAGCGGGACCTAATCTTTGTAGAAATCTGACATAATATTTGTTCAGCGTGCCGTAGGTACGCAACATCATTTACAATTAGAGTTTTAAAAAACCGAATACTTTTACTCGACAGGGCGACGGACTAGTTTTGACATAAACTGTTTACAAAGATTCCATCCCTAAAGGGATGGAAAAACCGTAACCTGATTCTCCTTCATAAAGATTCGAACTGGTCCCAGCGGGACCTAATCTTTGTAGAAATCTGACATAGTATTTGTTCAGCGTGCCGTAGGTACGCAACATCATTTATAATCGAAATTTTTAAAATCGAATATACCACCCCGATAGGGTGGACGGAACAGTTTGACATACATTATATACAAAGATTCCATCCCTAACGTGATGTTCGTAGGCATCAACATCTTTTGTAAAAAGTTCTGTTTTCCGTACAGTAATAATCAACTTCAAAACCATTCATTCAATAATTTTACATCGTAATGGCCAACACTTATACCCAATTATACATTCAATTTGTCTTTGCTGTAAAGTATAGAGCAAGTCTCATTGAATCACAATGGGAAATTGAATTACACAAATACATTACCGGAATTATTCAAAACCATGGTCATAAAATGATTTCTATAAACGGCATGCCCGATCATTTACACATATTTGTTGGCCTCCATCCTACGCAATCTATTTCTTCCATTATGAAAATTACGAAAGTGAGTTCAACGGATTGGATTAATGAGTCCAGATTTACAAAAGGAAAATTTGCATGGCAGGAAGGATACGGTGCTTTCTCTTACGGAAGAAGTCAAATTGATCGAGTTTACAATTACATTTTAAATCAAAAAAAGCATCACGAAAAGAAAAATTTCATTACAGAATACAAAGAGCTTCTCAAAGCTTTTGAAATTGATTATGATGAACGATATATTTTTAAGGATCCATTATAACATTTCAATTTTACAGAAAACACAGAAATGTTTCGCCCCTACAGGGCGACGGGATTACTTAACATATTCTTTTCTACAAAGATTTCATCCCTAGCGGGATGCTCTTCTTCGGCAGGATTAAACTTTAAGAATACCTAGCTTCGTACAGAAGCTCCATGGTCCCACGGCGACCAATTCTTTTATTGTTATATTTAATTAACAATAAAAAATGAATACACCCTACCCTTCAAAACTCTCCGCCGGAAGAATACTTCTCACCATCCTGGGACTCTTTACAGCAATTTCACCGTACCTGGCAGATTGGAATGAAACTCATATCTATAATCCTGCATGGCCGCCTCATGCAAAATTTCATAATGCACAAACGATGGTGTTGGGCGCTATGCTCGGACTGGTCACGTTGTATTGCACATGGTTCAGAAATGCGGTGTCACTCAGGCAAAGTCTGAATGAATCGGTGTGCATCGTTTCTCTATACTGGCTTTCCCAACTCCCCGCAATTCTTTTTCCAGGCACCATGCTTACCGATCCAACAGGAAACCATTTGCAGCCTCCTTTGATCCTGGGAATTGAATTCAATCAATTGACCATGGACATCTTCCTTGTCCTACCCCTGATTGCAGTAAGCTATTTCCTGGAGTCAAAGCGAATTAAAAGGTTGGAATAGACGGATCTTGCGTGTTTGAGAAAACAGGCTGCGCTTGCCATCGGTTGGTGTTTTCACCAATCTTACCTTATCGGGGCTCCCCCCCTGTAACCATCCCTGTTTTCCTGCGTCTAATATGTAACCTTTCCCTGACGGAATGGTATCATTAAAATATTGGTCAGAGAATCGTCGCTTTCAACCATAACACCAAACCACTCCTCTCATGCTCAGAGCCTACTTCACGATCGCCTGGAGAAACCTCGCCAAAACAAAAGGCTATTCCTTTATCAATATCGGCGGACTTGCTCTGGGCATGTCAGTCGCACTCATTATCGGTCTCTGGGTAAACGATGAACTTTCATTCAACAAGTATCACGACAACTATGATCAGATTGGACAGATTATGAAAGCCGGCACTTTTCAGGGAAAACATTATTCAGGTCAAAACTATCTTCAGTACCCGATGCTCAATGAACTACGGACTACTTACGGCGCGAACTTCAAGTATGTCGTCCCGCGACAAGGAAAATACGATGCCATCCTTTCCATTGATGAGAAGAAAATCTCCAAGACTGGAACCAACATCGGAGAAGACGGACCTGAGATGTTCACATGGAAAATGTTATATGGTGGTCGTGGAGGCTTAAAAGATACTCAGTCAATCATGATCTCAGAGTCGACCTCTCATGCATTGTTTGGTACAGGTGATCCTGTTGGAAAGATCGTAAAAATTAACAACGAGAAAGAGGTTACGATCTCCGGGGTCTTTGAAGATTTTCCAAAGAACTCAGAACAGTATGGTATCCAGTTTGCCCGTCCCTGGGAAGCTTATCTTTTAAGCAATCCATGGGTCAAGGATCAGGGATGGCAGAATCACTTCTTTCAGATCTATGTCCAGTTACAACCCACGACCAACTTCGAAAGTGTAGAGGCAAATATCAGAGAACTTGAAATCAATGCTACACGCAATCTCGATTACATGAAGGATTGGTTGAAATATAATGCTGAAGTCCATGTTAACCCCATGAGCAGGTGGCACCTGTATTCTGATTATAAAGAAGGCACTTTGCAGAACGGTCCGATACAGCTTGTTTGGTTCATTGGATCGATTGGCGCATTCGTGCTATTGCTTGCGTGTATCAATTTCATGAACCTCAGCACTGCACGTTCGGAAAAAAGAGCTAAGGAAGTCGGTGTGCGCAAAACCCTTGGATCCGGTCGCAAGCAACTCATCGCTCAGTTTTTTGCAGAATCATTTCTTGTGGTCTTCATCGCGTTCGGCTTTGCCTTGCTGCTAGTAATTGCATCCCTCCCATGGTTTAACACGATCTCACAAAAAGCAATGCAACTTCCATGGAACACAACAACATTCTGGATTGCCAGCATTCTGTTTTTGGTTTTAACCGGAGTTCTTGCCGGAAGCTATCCTGCACTTTACCTGTCATCATTCAATCCTCTTAATATCCTGAAAGGCTCATACCGTGCGGGTAGAATGGCTTCGATACCACGTAAAGCACTGGTCGTTGTGCAGTTCACCGTATCCATCATGCTCATCGCCTCTACCGGTGTCATCTACCATCAGTTGATGTTTGTAAAAGATCGACCCGTAGGATATTCACGCGAAGGACTGCTGATGATGCAGAAGAAGGGCAAAGAGTTCTATGAGAAATTCGAAACACTTCGCACTGAACTCAAGAGTTCGGGTTCGGTTTTGGAGATTGCTGATGCCGGTGGAGCGATCACCACAACGTGGTCTGGCAACAACGGCTTTTCCTGGAAAGGTTTTGATGCTTTGGCAGATAATAATTTCAGCACCCTCAATGTCTCTGCAGATTTCGGAACGACCGTCGGATGGCAGGTGAAAGATGGCAGGACTTTCTCACGTGATATCGCGAGCGACTCATCAGCGATCATCATCAACGAGTCTGCCGCCAAACAAATGAAGCTTGAAAATCCTGTTGGCGAAACTGTGCATTGGACAAACCTCGCGTGGAACATGGATAAAGACTTTCACATCGTTGGCGTCATTCAGGACATGGTAATGAACTCACCTTTCGAACCGGTTCATCCAGCCATTTATCTTAATATGGGTGGCGCTGGCTGGATGTATCTTCGGATCAATCCGGAAATGAGCACTGCCGAAGCATTACCTAAAATAGAAGCAACCTTTAATAAAGTAATTCCAGGCGCACCGTTTGATTATAAGTTTGCATCTCAGGAGTATGCAGCCAAGTTTGCAACGGAAGATAATGTAGGCCGGCTTGCTGTGGTATTCACCACACTTGCGATCATCATCAGTTGCCTTGGATTATTCGGACTGGCGTCGTTTGTGGCGGAACAGCGCACAAAGGAAATTGGAATACGTAAAGTGTTGGGGGCATCTGTTCCGAATTTATGGAGAATGCTATCAGGTGAATTTGTAGTGTTGATCATTGTGTCCTGTCTCATTGCAGTGCCTTCCTCCTATTATTTTCTTTACAATGGAATCAGCGGATATGATTATCGCACAGAGATCGCATGGTGGATCTTTGCTGCTGCTTCCGGTGGAGCATTAGTGATCACGCTGGTGACGGTGAGCTTCCAGGCTGTCAAAGCAGCACTGGCAAATCCGGTGAACAGTCTGAGAACGGAGTAATTTGTCTAAGGTTGGTGTTTTTCTTCAAACTTCACCTTGTCTAAGGTTGGTGTTTCACCCACCTCACCAGGGTTTTTCACCAACCTTCATTTATTTGTCTTAGATTGGTGTTTTCATCAACCTTACTAAATTCACATTGTAACCAAACACATTCTATGAAAACAATGACCTGCGAGGAATTAGGAGGAGCTTGCGATCAAACCTTCAGTGCCAACACCTTTGACGAGATTGCAAAAATGGTAAGCATGCACGCTCGGGGAATGGTAGAGAAGGGTGACATGGATCATATCAATGCCATGAATGAAATGCGCAAGAACATGACCTCACCGGATGCAATGAAAGGATGGATGGATGAGAAGCGTAAGGCGTTCGATGCGCTGCCGGACGAAAGCTAATTGGCAATATCAAATACTCACTTCTTCATTTTACTTAACTGAAACTCATGTCGTTTCAGGTGCATTTCAATAAACCACAACCATTCATACCGGGTTAGGTACCCTATCGTTGGCAGTTCTATGTCTGCACAGATAACCGAGAGATCACTGTTATCAATGATGGTAAGATCTTTTTCCCTGACACGCTTCAACTCACTCAGCAAATCATTTTTTACGCGAGGCTTGTTATCCGGACGCAGCTGCTCCGGGGACTGAAACTTCTGATTGAGATCCTCCCACCATGGACGGATTCTGGGAAACATCTCATCATACGCACGATCTGATTCACGCGTACTTTGATCCGGCACTCCATCCGTTGCGAGTATAATATGAGTGGCCACCTGAGCAGGCGTCCATTCGGAAGACGGAAAGTGCTTATTTACTTCGTCGTTCTGAAATGACGAAAACTGTGAAATGAATTTATCAAACGCAGCTACCAATGCTGTCCGAAGTTGTTGCTTGTCTTTGTCTGAAATCATGACTCAAAGATCAAAGTAGAAAGCAACATCTGTGGGGTGCAAACACGACAAAAGAAAGGTGAAATGTGCCGATGATCGTAACGCCTTCCAATCATCTTCCTCTCAATTATTAAGGACTTTTCATATCACATCCTCTCAAAAAAGGCCTCCCTGAACAGATCATATCCGTTTCAAAAACCCTCCAAATCGCCTGAATTTGCAGTTTTTCAAGGTCCCTGTTCTCTGTAGGAATACTAATTCGAAGATTATCAATGAGTTATCTGAGATTTATCGAAGTTTAATTAGGTTCTAATTAGGTTCTAACTAGGTTCTAATTAGGTTCCAATTAGGTTCTACTTAGGTTAGACATAAGTACTTAATATATCTTAATGATATTCCATCTAATTTTTTCTTAGCTCCGTGATGGATCTTTTTCAGAGAACGATTAAATTCATATCAGAGTGAGCGGCTTAAAAGGCCCGCTCCAAATCCATTTCATAGCTTAAAATCCCATTGTTATGAGAAAATTGAAGGATCAAACAGAGCTTAGCGGCGTTTTCGGAGAAAGCATAAGCGTCCGGAAAGTGAATGGCAGACTTGTCTTTACCAATCGCCCTAAGAAAAAGAGAGGGGCACCAACGCCAAAAGAGATCGCTCATCGTGAAAGACTGAGTGAAGCAGCGCAGTACGCAAAGAGCGTTGCACAAGATGACGAGTTGCGGGCATTATACGCCGCTCGTGTCAAAGGAAAACATGAGTCAGCTCAATCGGTAGCGATCGGAGACTTCCTCAACCCTCCTGCTGTAAGTGCTATTGAAGCTGCTAAATATCGTGGAGCCATTGGTAACATTATCTATGTACATGCTTCCGACGACTTCCAGGTAATAAAAGTTACCATTACGATCATTGATGCTGACGGAGTGGTTGTTGAAGAAGGTGAAGCTGTGAATGACAGCAAGATGCGTGTCAACCGATGGAAATATAAAACTGTTGCAGTAAACCCAACGTTGAAAAGTACGAGGATCATAGCAGTAGCATACGACCGGCCGTGGAATGTCGGGAAGAGAGAGGTTATTGTTTAAAGATTATATATAGGTTGGTGTTTTCACAAACCTAAGACAAAGTAAAAATACCAACTCAAGACAAGCCCTTTCCTATTACTCGAATGCCTTAGGTCGGTGTTTTTCACCGACCACGGGTAAATAATATCAAATAGGTCACTTCTATCTAATAGGTTGGTGAAAACACCAACCTAAGACAATATTTTTTTCTACAAGCAGCTCGCTCAGCGGACTTAGCTGATACTTAAAAATTCTTATCATGAGATCTGGCGATTGCTCCTTGTTCATATTTAAGTATTTGACCTAAGACCTTACCCTCTTTCCTTTGAATTCCATAAAAGCTATCGTAAGAAAAGCAATCATGTAACCAACCGACAGCCACTGAATCCCTACGCTAATAGTTTTGAACTTTTTAATATTCACAAGGATTGAGAGAGCGAAAGGAAACCTGGTAAGGATAGATTCAGTGTTAAACTCGAACACCAGAAGCGGGCCAACCGTACAAAGTATGATGCCGATGCCAAGGGATATGATAAAATTCCGATATCTTAATGCCAGCCAGAACTGAAGGCCACTGATGCCTAATGCTGCAAAATACGTTCGCGCGTTGACCGATAGTATCATATCCCAGCTATTGAGGTAGTCGAAAATCTTAAAGTCCGGATACATTATGTTGATCGGCACGGCAGCGATCAACATCAGGACGTTGTGCATGATCAGCATCATAATAATGAAAGCTTGCAACACGAGGAACTTTGAAGCAAGAAGCGTGTGCACTTGTTGCGGAGATGCCATCACCTGCTTCCAGGTGTTATTCCTATGTTCAATCTGCAGAAGCAGTGTGCTCATGAGTACAATAAACATCGGAAGAATCAGGAAGGCAATGAACATCCACCCTTCTGCGTAATAGGTCCGAAACGGATCTATTCGTTCAAGGTTTCCATTGGGCGTTCCATCCAGATTTTCAAGGAGCATGACAACCGGAACAAATGCAGATGCCAGTATCGTAAAGTAGATCAGCGACGTTCTTTTTATTTTAAGAAATTCAGCGCGAAGGGTTATCAGGAGATTCATGACTTTGTGGTTAAATCCAGAAATAATTGTTCAAGGTTGTTGTTCTGTGGGTACATGGAGAATACCTGCAGTTGGTTGTCGATGAGCATCCTGTTGATGTGTCCGGTACGAAAGTCGTCCATCAGATCAATCGAAAGCATGCTATCAACCTTTTCCGGTTTATAATGTTCAAGGACTGCAGCCGCTTTTTCATTATCAGATGTGCGGATCAACAATTTGCATTTGGCCTGCTGCTGAAGTTCGTCAAGCGATCCCTGGAATACCAGGCGACCATTCGCTATGATTCCTACATGGCTTACAATTTTCTCAACCTCAGCAAGAATATGGCTTGAAATCAGAACCGTCACCCCATGTTCCTTATTCAAAGTTTTAATCAGCTCACGGAGTTCAATCATTCCATTGGGATCAAGACCATTTGTGGGCTCATCGAGGATCAGTAATTCGGGGTTAGGTAATAGGGCGAGTGCAATGGACAGTCGCTGCTTCATTCCTAACGAAAACTTCTTCACCCTCTTACTTCCTGTATCGGCAAGACCAACAATATTGAGAATCTCACTGGTTCTCGTTGGAGGCATTCCATAAATACCGCGATAGACCTCAATGTTTTCACGGGCGGTAAGGTGTCCATACAACGAAGGGGCTTCGATGAGGGAGCCAACGCGTTTCAGGATTTTCATCCGGTCGTTTGAAAGTAATTGTCCGAACAGTTCAATGCTTCCTTGCTGTTGACGGATGAGCCCAAGAAGAAGACTCAACGTTGTTGTCTTACCCGATCCATTGGGTCCAAGGAAACCATAGATCTCACCGCGCTTCACCTCCAT includes these proteins:
- a CDS encoding DUF1059 domain-containing protein encodes the protein MKTMTCEELGGACDQTFSANTFDEIAKMVSMHARGMVEKGDMDHINAMNEMRKNMTSPDAMKGWMDEKRKAFDALPDES
- the tnpA gene encoding IS200/IS605 family transposase; its protein translation is MANTYTQLYIQFVFAVKYRASLIESQWEIELHKYITGIIQNHGHKMISINGMPDHLHIFVGLHPTQSISSIMKITKVSSTDWINESRFTKGKFAWQEGYGAFSYGRSQIDRVYNYILNQKKHHEKKNFITEYKELLKAFEIDYDERYIFKDPL
- a CDS encoding FtsX-like permease family protein; amino-acid sequence: MLRAYFTIAWRNLAKTKGYSFINIGGLALGMSVALIIGLWVNDELSFNKYHDNYDQIGQIMKAGTFQGKHYSGQNYLQYPMLNELRTTYGANFKYVVPRQGKYDAILSIDEKKISKTGTNIGEDGPEMFTWKMLYGGRGGLKDTQSIMISESTSHALFGTGDPVGKIVKINNEKEVTISGVFEDFPKNSEQYGIQFARPWEAYLLSNPWVKDQGWQNHFFQIYVQLQPTTNFESVEANIRELEINATRNLDYMKDWLKYNAEVHVNPMSRWHLYSDYKEGTLQNGPIQLVWFIGSIGAFVLLLACINFMNLSTARSEKRAKEVGVRKTLGSGRKQLIAQFFAESFLVVFIAFGFALLLVIASLPWFNTISQKAMQLPWNTTTFWIASILFLVLTGVLAGSYPALYLSSFNPLNILKGSYRAGRMASIPRKALVVVQFTVSIMLIASTGVIYHQLMFVKDRPVGYSREGLLMMQKKGKEFYEKFETLRTELKSSGSVLEIADAGGAITTTWSGNNGFSWKGFDALADNNFSTLNVSADFGTTVGWQVKDGRTFSRDIASDSSAIIINESAAKQMKLENPVGETVHWTNLAWNMDKDFHIVGVIQDMVMNSPFEPVHPAIYLNMGGAGWMYLRINPEMSTAEALPKIEATFNKVIPGAPFDYKFASQEYAAKFATEDNVGRLAVVFTTLAIIISCLGLFGLASFVAEQRTKEIGIRKVLGASVPNLWRMLSGEFVVLIIVSCLIAVPSSYYFLYNGISGYDYRTEIAWWIFAAASGGALVITLVTVSFQAVKAALANPVNSLRTE
- a CDS encoding ABC transporter permease subunit, translating into MNLLITLRAEFLKIKRTSLIYFTILASAFVPVVMLLENLDGTPNGNLERIDPFRTYYAEGWMFIAFLILPMFIVLMSTLLLQIEHRNNTWKQVMASPQQVHTLLASKFLVLQAFIIMMLIMHNVLMLIAAVPINIMYPDFKIFDYLNSWDMILSVNARTYFAALGISGLQFWLALRYRNFIISLGIGIILCTVGPLLVFEFNTESILTRFPFALSILVNIKKFKTISVGIQWLSVGYMIAFLTIAFMEFKGKRVRS
- a CDS encoding acetyltransferase — its product is MNTPYPSKLSAGRILLTILGLFTAISPYLADWNETHIYNPAWPPHAKFHNAQTMVLGAMLGLVTLYCTWFRNAVSLRQSLNESVCIVSLYWLSQLPAILFPGTMLTDPTGNHLQPPLILGIEFNQLTMDIFLVLPLIAVSYFLESKRIKRLE
- a CDS encoding PadR family transcriptional regulator; its protein translation is MKGTYLGEFEELVLLTIGALKDDAYGVSIKMEIETRAGRIPSIGALHSALNRLEEKGFIKSNESGATQERGGRRKRFYTITAYGRQALTRSHSLRNELFRLIPRLKLNTK
- a CDS encoding ABC transporter ATP-binding protein, producing MTHASLAIKTVGLSYQFSTGVTTLNNLDMEVKRGEIYGFLGPNGSGKTTTLSLLLGLIRQQQGSIELFGQLLSNDRMKILKRVGSLIEAPSLYGHLTARENIEVYRGIYGMPPTRTSEILNIVGLADTGSKRVKKFSLGMKQRLSIALALLPNPELLILDEPTNGLDPNGMIELRELIKTLNKEHGVTVLISSHILAEVEKIVSHVGIIANGRLVFQGSLDELQQQAKCKLLIRTSDNEKAAAVLEHYKPEKVDSMLSIDLMDDFRTGHINRMLIDNQLQVFSMYPQNNNLEQLFLDLTTKS